In the genome of Armatimonadota bacterium, the window CGTGGAGGCCGTCCTGAACCATGTCCGCCACGAAGAACCGGCGGCCATCCGGCGAGAGCCGCACGTCCTGAGGCATGCCGCCCACATGCCGCCTGGCCACCACACGGCGGCTGGACGTATCCACCTGAAGCAGGTCCCCGCTGAACTCGCAGGAGAGGAGGAAGACCCGTCCGTCCGCGGAGAAGTCCAGATGGTTGGGGCCAAGACAATCCACCCGGACGGCTTCCACGAGGCGCCAGCTGTGGGGGTCCCGGAAATCCAGGCGGCGCAGGGCCTCCGCCACGACCACCGCAAACCTCCCGTCGGGCGTGAAGTACAGGTTGTAGGGATCTTCCACGGGCACGGCGTGGCCGGGACGCCCGGTGAGCGGATCGATGGGAGTGAGGCTCCCTCCGCCGTTGTTGTTCACCCAGAGGGTGCGCAGGTCGTAGGCGGGGGCGACGTGCTGAGGGCTTTTGCCTACCGGGAACGTAGCGATCACCCGGAACCGGAGGGGATCGATGACGCTCACGGTATCCGAGAGACTGTTGGGGACGTACACCCTCGGAGGAAGTTGAGCGAGATCCGGCCGAAGGTGTACGGCCGTGGTTTCGCGATAGACGCTCGTGAGATTCCCTGCCGAAGAATGGGGCCGGGCTCCGGAAGGCGGCGGGCCCACCATGGGCCTGCACGCCGCAGCGAGCAGCAGGGCCGCCCCCAAGAGTATGCAGTGTTTCCACCGTTCCATCTCAAGCGCCTCGATCGTTCGCAGCCTCCGGCGGGTTCCCGAGGAGGAAGACGGCCGCTCCCCCGGGCTATCCGTCGGACGGAAGTGTACCGGGTTTCAGGGGCCGAGTCGATGGAGGGGCGTGGCGCATCGGCTCCGGTAGGCCGTCTCCTCGTTCGTGTACCAGACCTTCAGGAGCCGTGATCGTTCTCTCCAGGGCCTCGGAGGCGCCCAGCAGGGTCCCCCAGCTCGTGCCGTCGTGGTCCCGGGCCCACTTACGGCCGCGCGTACGTTGGCGTATTCGCCCAGGCCCTGCGCGCTGGTAAGATTTCAGACACACAGCGGGAGGTGCGTGATGATCTGGGAAGATTTTCTGCGGCGGTTTCAGAATGAGGTGGAGCTCGTGGAGCACGTGCTTGCGGACGGAGCTCGCCGACTCGTCCCGCACTGGAAGCACGTCCATCCCCCCGTGCGGGACGTGAACCAGGAGTTCCAGCAGAGCTTCACCCTGTTGGAGCGGCTGGCCCTGATGGTCACCACCCGGGTGGGCAGCCCGGGGTTCTTCCTCCTCATCGCCACGTGGACCGTCGTATGGCTGTTCTGGAACACCGTAGGGCCCAGGCACCTGCGGTTCGATCCGGCCCCTGCCTTCGTGCTGTGGCTGTTCATCTCCAACATGATCCAGATCCTCCTGATGCCGCTGATCATGGTGGGTCAGAACCTGCTCAGCCGTCACGCGGAGCTGCGGGCAGAGGCAGACTTCGAGATCAACCAGAAGGCGGAGCGGGAAGTGGAGGCGATCCTCCTGCACCTGGAGCACCAGACCGCGGCCATCGAGCACCAGAACGAGCTCATCCTCCGGATCCTGCGGCACTTGGAGCCGCAGATCCTCTCCTGAAGGCCGCTTTTTCGGGCCCGGAGCGGTGGGATGTCTTGGCTTCTTGTTCTCCGGCTGCTGCGCCTGCCACGACCCCGCCTCGCGGACCTCGTGGTGCTGGTGCTGGGCGCCGGCCTGCTGTGGGGGCTCGTGGCCCTGGCTCCCGCGGAGCTGCGGCAAGTGGCCCCCTCGGCGGCCCTCGACCTGCGTCCCCAGGCCCTTCCGGGATACGCCGGGCTCTCCCTGCTGCGCATGGCCGTCGCCTACACCCTCTCCCTGGTCTTCACCCTGATCGTGGGCTATGCGGCAGCCCGCAACCCCGCCGCGGAGCGGATCCTGATCCCCGTCCTGGACATCCTCCAGTCCATCCCCGTGCTCTCTTTTCTGCCCGCGGTCCTCCTGGCCATGATCGCCCTCTTTCCGGGCCGCATCCTCGGCCTGGAACTTGCCAGCGTCCTCTTGCTCTTCACCGGGATGGTCTGGAACATGACCTTTCACTTCTATCACGCTCTCCTGACGATTCCCGAGGATCTCTTGGAGGCGGCCCGGATGCTGCGACTCTCCTGGTGGCAGCGATTCACCCGCCTGGAGCTCCCCGCGGCAGCCATCGGACTTGTGTGGAACAGCATGATGTCCTGGGCGGGTGGGTGGTTTTTCCTGATGGCGTGCGAGAACTTTACCCTGGTGCATCGTTCCTTTACCCTCCCCGGGCTCGGTAGCTACTTGGCAGAGGCCAGCAGCCGCGGGGACCTACGCGCGGTGGGTTGGGGACTCCTCGCCCTGTTGTCGGTCATCGTTGCCCTGGATCAGCTGGTGTGGCGGCCGCTGGTGGCGTGGAGCCAGAAGTTTAAACTGGAACTCACCGAGGACCTGCTCCCGCCCCGCTCCTGGTTTCTGGACCTCCTCCGGCACTCCACCGTGGTGCGATGGGTCCACGCGCGGCTGTGGGTGCTCCTTACGGGAGCGCTGGATCGGTCCATGCGCTTTCCCGGAGAATCGCAAACGGTGCTCTCTCGGTCTCCGTCCCGACGGAGGTCTCTGCCCCGGACCATCGCAGGCGTCCTGATCGTCGGTCTCGCCGCGGGAGGAGCCGTTCTGCTGACGCAGCTGATCGCCCGCGTTCCATCGGTGCAGTGGCAGAACATCGCGCTGGGTGCCGGGGCCACCACCCTGCGGGTCGCGATCGCCCTTCTCCTCGCCGGCGCGTGGGCCATCCCGGTGGGGGTGACCGTAGGGCTCCGGCCACGGGTGGCCCGCGTCGTGCAGCCCCTCGCGCAGATGGCCGCCTCCGTACCGGCCACCGCGCTGTTTCCGGTGGTGCTGCTCCTGTTGTTGCGGCTTGGTGGAGGGCTAGAGGTGGCCTCCGTGGCCCTGATGCTGCTCGGCACCCAGTGGTACATTCTCTTCAACGTGATCGCCGGAACCATGGCTCTTCCCCGGGACCTCCTCGAGGCCGCTCAGGTGCTGCGGCTTCGGGGATGGCTGTGGTGGCGGAAGGTTCTCCTTCCCGCCCTCTTTCCCTACCTTGTCACTGGCGGGCTTTCGGCGCAGGGCGGAGCCTGGAACGCCAGCATCGTCTCGGAGTTCATCACCTTCGGAGGCCGAACGCTGCGGACCACGGGGCTTGGGGCGCTCATCGCCTCCGCAGCCACGCAAGGCGATATGCCGCTGCTGGCGGCTTCTACCGTGGCCATGGCCGCGGTGGTGGTGGGGCT includes:
- a CDS encoding YncE family protein; the encoded protein is MERWKHCILLGAALLLAAACRPMVGPPPSGARPHSSAGNLTSVYRETTAVHLRPDLAQLPPRVYVPNSLSDTVSVIDPLRFRVIATFPVGKSPQHVAPAYDLRTLWVNNNGGGSLTPIDPLTGRPGHAVPVEDPYNLYFTPDGRFAVVVAEALRRLDFRDPHSWRLVEAVRVDCLGPNHLDFSADGRVFLLSCEFSGDLLQVDTSSRRVVARRHVGGMPQDVRLSPDGRRFFVADMVQDGLHVVEAQTLREVAFLRTGKGAHGITVGRDGRLLYVANRGWHTPNGGPRGPGSVSVVDPVTLRVLTTWPVPGGGSPDMGNLSTDGRELWLSGRYDREVYVFDTRTGTLLARIPAGAGPHGLTYWPQPGRYSLGHTGNMR
- a CDS encoding DUF1003 domain-containing protein; protein product: MIWEDFLRRFQNEVELVEHVLADGARRLVPHWKHVHPPVRDVNQEFQQSFTLLERLALMVTTRVGSPGFFLLIATWTVVWLFWNTVGPRHLRFDPAPAFVLWLFISNMIQILLMPLIMVGQNLLSRHAELRAEADFEINQKAEREVEAILLHLEHQTAAIEHQNELILRILRHLEPQILS
- a CDS encoding ABC transporter permease subunit produces the protein MSWLLVLRLLRLPRPRLADLVVLVLGAGLLWGLVALAPAELRQVAPSAALDLRPQALPGYAGLSLLRMAVAYTLSLVFTLIVGYAAARNPAAERILIPVLDILQSIPVLSFLPAVLLAMIALFPGRILGLELASVLLLFTGMVWNMTFHFYHALLTIPEDLLEAARMLRLSWWQRFTRLELPAAAIGLVWNSMMSWAGGWFFLMACENFTLVHRSFTLPGLGSYLAEASSRGDLRAVGWGLLALLSVIVALDQLVWRPLVAWSQKFKLELTEDLLPPRSWFLDLLRHSTVVRWVHARLWVLLTGALDRSMRFPGESQTVLSRSPSRRRSLPRTIAGVLIVGLAAGGAVLLTQLIARVPSVQWQNIALGAGATTLRVAIALLLAGAWAIPVGVTVGLRPRVARVVQPLAQMAASVPATALFPVVLLLLLRLGGGLEVASVALMLLGTQWYILFNVIAGTMALPRDLLEAAQVLRLRGWLWWRKVLLPALFPYLVTGGLSAQGGAWNASIVSEFITFGGRTLRTTGLGALIASAATQGDMPLLAASTVAMAAVVVGLNRLVWRRLAHLAETRYHV